A stretch of Lysobacter sp. K5869 DNA encodes these proteins:
- the glmS gene encoding glutamine--fructose-6-phosphate transaminase (isomerizing) → MCGIVGAIADRDVVPVLIDGLKRLEYRGYDSAGIAVFDGSTLRRVRRTGRVAEMEAAAQAEAFSAQIGIGHTRWATHGGVTEANAHPHISFGELAVVHNGIIENHDEQRERLRAAGYSFESQTDTEVIAHLIHSYLKQGHDLLVAVQSAVRELVGAYAIAVVSLKEPGRLIAARMGCPLLVGLGEGENFVASDVSAIVQATRRVIFLEEGDTAEITRAAVRVFDAQGVEIEREVHLSDVSLASLELGPYRHFMQKEIHEQPRAIADTIEAVMDNNGFSASLFGAKAEEVFAEVEGVQILACGTSYYAGLTARYWIEAIAGLPCQVEIASEYRYRAAVANPKQLIVTISQSGETLDTMEALKYAKSLGHQKTLSICNVPESAIPRASQLVYYTRAGAEIGVASTKAFTTQLVALFTLTATLAKLRGALSDEQEAEYLDALRHLPGSVQHALNLEPQVAGWAERFAPKHHALFLGRGVHYPIALEGALKLKEISYIHAEAYPAGELKHGPLALVDAAMPVVVIAPNDKLLEKVKSNIQEVRARGGEMFVFADLDSHFGESDQVHVIRTPRHVGVLSPVVHAIPVQLLAYHAALARGTDVDKPRNLAKAVTVE, encoded by the coding sequence ATGTGCGGAATCGTAGGAGCGATCGCCGATCGCGATGTGGTGCCGGTCCTGATCGACGGCTTGAAGCGTCTGGAATACCGCGGTTACGACTCGGCGGGCATCGCCGTGTTCGACGGCTCGACGCTGCGCCGGGTGCGCCGCACCGGGCGCGTGGCGGAGATGGAGGCGGCGGCGCAGGCGGAAGCCTTCAGCGCGCAGATCGGCATCGGCCACACGCGCTGGGCGACGCACGGCGGCGTGACCGAGGCCAACGCCCACCCGCACATCAGCTTCGGCGAACTGGCGGTGGTGCATAACGGCATCATCGAGAACCACGACGAGCAGCGCGAGCGCTTGCGCGCGGCCGGTTACAGCTTCGAGTCGCAGACCGACACCGAAGTGATCGCGCACTTGATCCATTCGTACCTCAAGCAAGGCCACGACCTGCTGGTGGCGGTGCAATCGGCGGTGCGCGAACTGGTCGGCGCTTACGCGATCGCCGTGGTCAGCCTGAAGGAGCCCGGCCGCTTGATCGCCGCGCGCATGGGTTGCCCGCTGCTGGTCGGCCTGGGCGAGGGCGAGAACTTCGTCGCCAGCGACGTGTCGGCGATCGTGCAGGCGACGCGCCGGGTGATCTTCCTGGAAGAGGGCGACACCGCCGAAATCACCCGCGCCGCGGTGCGGGTGTTCGACGCGCAGGGCGTCGAGATCGAGCGCGAGGTGCATCTGTCGGACGTGTCGCTGGCCTCGCTGGAGCTGGGCCCGTACCGCCACTTCATGCAGAAGGAAATCCACGAGCAGCCGCGCGCCATCGCCGACACCATCGAGGCGGTGATGGACAACAACGGCTTCAGCGCGTCGCTGTTCGGGGCCAAGGCCGAAGAGGTGTTCGCCGAGGTCGAAGGCGTGCAGATCCTGGCCTGCGGCACCAGCTATTACGCGGGTTTGACCGCGCGTTACTGGATCGAAGCCATCGCCGGCCTGCCGTGCCAGGTCGAGATCGCCAGCGAATACCGCTACCGCGCAGCGGTGGCGAATCCGAAGCAGCTGATCGTGACGATTTCGCAGTCCGGCGAAACCCTGGACACGATGGAAGCGCTGAAGTACGCCAAGTCGCTGGGCCACCAGAAGACCTTGTCGATCTGCAACGTGCCCGAGAGCGCGATCCCGCGCGCGAGCCAACTGGTGTACTACACCCGCGCCGGCGCCGAGATCGGCGTGGCCTCGACCAAGGCCTTCACCACCCAGTTGGTGGCGCTGTTCACCCTGACCGCGACCCTGGCCAAACTGCGCGGCGCGCTCAGCGACGAACAGGAAGCCGAGTACCTCGACGCGCTGCGCCACCTGCCGGGCAGCGTGCAACACGCGCTGAACCTGGAGCCGCAGGTCGCCGGCTGGGCCGAGCGTTTCGCGCCCAAGCACCACGCGCTGTTCCTGGGCCGCGGCGTGCATTACCCGATCGCGCTGGAAGGCGCGCTCAAGCTCAAGGAAATCTCCTACATCCACGCCGAGGCGTACCCGGCGGGCGAGCTCAAGCACGGCCCGCTGGCGCTGGTGGACGCGGCGATGCCGGTGGTGGTGATCGCGCCGAACGACAAGCTGCTGGAGAAGGTGAAGTCGAACATCCAGGAAGTGCGCGCGCGCGGCGGCGAGATGTTCGTGTTCGCCGACCTGGACAGCCACTTCGGCGAATCCGATCAGGTGCACGTGATCCGCACCCCGCGCCACGTCGGCGTGCTGTCGCCGGTGGTGCATGCGATTCCGGTGCAGTTGCTGGCGTACCACGCGGCGTTGGCGCGCGGGACGGATGTGGATAAGCCGCGCAATTTGGCCAAGGCGGTTACGGTGGAGTAA
- a CDS encoding efflux RND transporter periplasmic adaptor subunit encodes MSIRDTSAQDHAVAPAAQQGRRRRQWALAAAVGAVVLGAGAWVASGWAAGGASFSAERVRIAEVKRGDLTRDIAADGRVIAANSPVLYAIAGGSVDLKVVAGDAVRKGQVLAEIDSPELRSKLAQEQSTLAGLEAEASRAELDGELARSNARKELDQARIDRTAAERDLERYNRAFAGGAVAKVDVAKAEDELKKTEIGLSHARDGVGRQDRSAALDARNKRLLAQRQRAIVAEAQRQVDALTLRAPFDGQVGQVQVAQRANVAINDPVLSVVDLGVFEVEIKVPESFARDLAIGMPAQIAGNDGRSYAAKISAVSPEVVSGEVASRLRFDGKQPPALRQNQRLSARIVLDTRRNALMVERGPFLEQDGGRNAYVVSGGIATRRAIRTGASSLSQVEILEGLQPGERVVVSGADQFANAETVRISGE; translated from the coding sequence ATGAGCATCCGCGACACCTCCGCCCAAGACCACGCCGTCGCCCCCGCCGCCCAACAGGGCCGGCGCCGCCGGCAGTGGGCGCTGGCCGCGGCGGTCGGCGCGGTCGTGCTCGGCGCCGGCGCCTGGGTCGCGTCGGGCTGGGCCGCGGGCGGCGCTTCGTTCTCGGCCGAGCGCGTGCGCATCGCCGAAGTGAAGCGCGGCGACCTGACCCGCGACATCGCCGCCGACGGCCGCGTGATCGCCGCCAACAGCCCGGTGCTGTACGCCATCGCCGGCGGCTCGGTCGATCTGAAGGTCGTCGCCGGCGACGCGGTGCGCAAGGGTCAGGTGCTGGCCGAGATCGACAGCCCCGAACTGCGCAGCAAGCTGGCGCAGGAACAATCCACCCTCGCCGGCCTGGAAGCCGAGGCCAGCCGCGCCGAACTCGACGGCGAACTGGCGCGCTCCAACGCGCGCAAGGAACTCGATCAGGCGCGCATCGACCGCACCGCCGCCGAGCGCGACCTGGAGCGCTACAACCGCGCCTTCGCCGGCGGCGCGGTGGCCAAGGTCGACGTGGCCAAGGCCGAGGACGAACTGAAGAAGACCGAGATCGGCCTGAGCCACGCCCGCGACGGCGTCGGCCGCCAGGACCGCAGCGCCGCGCTCGACGCGCGCAACAAGCGCCTGCTGGCGCAGCGTCAGCGCGCGATCGTCGCCGAAGCGCAGCGTCAGGTCGATGCGTTGACCTTGCGCGCGCCGTTCGACGGGCAGGTCGGTCAAGTCCAGGTCGCTCAGCGCGCCAACGTCGCCATCAACGATCCGGTGCTGAGCGTGGTCGACCTGGGCGTGTTCGAGGTCGAGATCAAGGTGCCGGAAAGCTTCGCCCGCGATCTGGCCATCGGCATGCCGGCGCAGATCGCCGGCAACGACGGCCGCAGCTACGCGGCGAAGATCTCGGCGGTGTCGCCGGAAGTGGTGTCCGGCGAAGTCGCCAGCCGCCTGCGCTTCGACGGCAAGCAACCGCCGGCGCTGCGCCAGAACCAGCGCTTGAGCGCGCGCATCGTGCTCGACACCCGCCGCAACGCGCTCATGGTCGAGCGCGGGCCGTTCCTGGAACAAGACGGCGGCCGCAACGCCTACGTCGTGTCCGGCGGCATCGCCACCCGCCGCGCCATCCGCACCGGCGCGAGCAGCTTGAGCCAAGTGGAAATCCTCGAAGGTCTGCAGCCGGGAGAACGCGTCGTCGTCTCCGGCGCCGATCAGTTCGCCAACGCCGAAACCGTCCGCATCTCCGGAGAATGA
- a CDS encoding ABC transporter ATP-binding protein, protein MLLMRQVTKVYRTELVETHALRSLDLHVRDGEFVAVTGPSGSGKTTFLNIAGLLETFTGGEYKLDGEDVRGLSDDARSRLRNQKIGFIFQSFNLIPDLNLFDNCDVPLRYRRMGAAERRQRIEQALTQVGLGSRMRHYPTELSGGQQQRAAIARALAGSPRLLLADEPTGNLDSQMARGVMELLEEINGQGTTIVMVTHDPELAARAQRNVHIVDGMATDLKAEPSLVRASAIAAAADAATA, encoded by the coding sequence ATGCTGCTGATGCGCCAGGTCACCAAGGTCTACCGCACCGAACTCGTCGAGACGCACGCGCTGCGCTCGCTGGACCTGCACGTGCGCGACGGCGAATTCGTCGCCGTGACCGGGCCCTCGGGTTCGGGCAAGACCACCTTCCTCAACATCGCCGGCCTGCTGGAAACCTTCACCGGCGGCGAATACAAGCTCGACGGCGAGGACGTGCGCGGCTTGTCCGACGACGCGCGCTCGCGCCTGCGCAACCAGAAGATCGGCTTCATCTTCCAAAGCTTCAACCTGATCCCCGACCTCAACCTGTTCGACAACTGCGACGTGCCGCTGCGCTACCGGCGCATGGGCGCGGCCGAACGCCGCCAGCGCATCGAGCAGGCGCTGACTCAGGTCGGCCTGGGTTCGCGCATGCGCCACTACCCGACCGAGCTGTCCGGCGGCCAGCAGCAGCGCGCAGCGATCGCGCGCGCGCTGGCCGGTTCGCCGCGCCTGCTGCTGGCCGACGAACCCACCGGCAACCTGGATTCGCAAATGGCGCGCGGGGTGATGGAACTGCTGGAGGAGATCAACGGCCAGGGCACCACCATCGTCATGGTCACCCACGATCCGGAACTGGCCGCGCGCGCGCAGCGCAACGTCCACATCGTCGACGGCATGGCCACCGATCTGAAGGCCGAGCCGAGTCTGGTCCGCGCCTCGGCCATCGCCGCCGCGGCCGACGCCGCCACCGCCTGA
- a CDS encoding ABC transporter permease: protein MSGNSQFAYYLQLALRSFKRNKVLTALMVLAIALGIGAAMTTLTVFYVLSGDPLPGHSQNLYQPRLDPQSMTGYIPGAEPPDALSRLDAQALLRDARGDRQALMTGGNVAIEPRRDNLPAFRQNSRFASADFFPMFQVPFVYGAPWTAKDDASRARVAVIGKKLNERLFGGANSVGKTIWADNYELRVIGVIDDWHPQPNFYDLTMERGFGESEQLFVPFNSSRDMRMAPQGSISCWGDSSELPEKNRDSNAKCIWMQYWVQLNTPEKTAAYRRYLDNYVAQQRAAGIYVRPTAAKLDNVMEWLAYKRVVPADVRLQMWLAFGFLAVCLLNTVGLLLAKFLRRSGEIGVRRALGAPKRAIFAQCLVEAGSIGLAGGLLGLLLAQFGLWAVRQQSVGYAGLAKLDPTMLATTFVLAVAASVLAGLLPAWRACQVTPAIQLKSQ from the coding sequence ATGTCCGGCAACAGCCAGTTCGCTTACTACCTGCAGCTCGCCTTGCGCAGCTTCAAGCGCAACAAGGTGCTGACCGCGCTGATGGTGCTCGCCATCGCGCTCGGCATCGGCGCGGCGATGACCACGCTCACCGTGTTCTACGTGCTGTCCGGCGATCCGCTGCCGGGCCACAGCCAGAACCTGTATCAGCCGCGTCTGGACCCGCAGTCGATGACCGGCTACATCCCCGGCGCCGAACCGCCGGACGCGCTGTCGCGCCTGGACGCGCAGGCGCTGCTGCGCGACGCGCGCGGCGACCGTCAGGCGCTGATGACCGGCGGCAACGTCGCGATCGAACCGCGCCGCGACAACCTGCCCGCGTTCCGCCAAAACTCGCGCTTCGCCTCGGCCGATTTCTTCCCGATGTTCCAGGTGCCGTTCGTGTACGGCGCGCCGTGGACCGCCAAGGACGACGCCAGCCGCGCGCGCGTGGCGGTGATCGGCAAGAAGCTCAACGAGCGCTTGTTCGGCGGCGCGAACAGCGTCGGCAAGACGATCTGGGCCGACAACTACGAGCTGCGCGTGATTGGCGTGATCGACGACTGGCATCCGCAGCCCAACTTCTACGACCTCACCATGGAGCGCGGCTTCGGCGAGTCCGAGCAGTTGTTCGTGCCGTTCAACAGCTCGCGCGACATGCGCATGGCCCCGCAAGGCAGCATCAGCTGCTGGGGCGACAGCAGCGAACTGCCGGAGAAAAACCGCGATAGCAACGCCAAGTGCATCTGGATGCAGTACTGGGTGCAGTTGAACACGCCGGAGAAGACCGCCGCGTACCGCCGCTACCTGGACAACTACGTCGCCCAGCAGCGCGCCGCCGGCATCTACGTGCGCCCCACCGCGGCCAAGCTCGACAACGTGATGGAGTGGCTGGCCTACAAGCGCGTGGTCCCGGCCGACGTGCGCCTGCAGATGTGGCTGGCGTTCGGCTTCCTCGCGGTGTGCCTGCTCAACACCGTGGGCTTGCTGCTGGCCAAGTTCCTGCGCCGCTCCGGCGAGATCGGCGTACGCCGCGCACTCGGCGCGCCCAAGCGCGCGATCTTCGCCCAGTGCCTGGTCGAAGCCGGCAGCATCGGCCTGGCCGGCGGCCTGCTCGGCTTGCTGCTGGCGCAGTTCGGCTTGTGGGCGGTGCGCCAGCAGTCGGTCGGCTACGCCGGGCTGGCCAAGCTGGACCCGACCATGCTCGCCACCACCTTCGTTCTGGCCGTCGCCGCCAGCGTGCTCGCCGGGCTGTTGCCGGCCTGGCGCGCTTGCCAGGTGACGCCCGCCATCCAGCTCAAGAGCCAATGA
- a CDS encoding FtsX-like permease family protein has product MDIRPILTTLRRHKTAAALIVFEVALTCAIICNALFLIQNRVARLQRPSGMAENELVALRITDISTNKDTDALTRGDLAVLRALPGVRSATVSNQVRYGDSAWNSGVGPKPNQQLETASVGVFYAETQTLDTMGMKLIAGRNFREDEIVPLSERIKPGAAPVPVALITKALADKIFPGQDPLGRPFYVGDNEGIRVIGVVEHLMRPNEFNGPASADFSVVYPSRVDYNNGLYLLRVTDPSRREEVLKAAGEALIKNGPQRILSKDNKTVEAMAAEFKRTDHAMVWLLGAVCVALLIVTALGIVGLASFWVQQRTKQIGVRRALGATRGQILRYFQTENFLLTSIGIVLGMVLAFAINLLLMKYYELPRLPALYLPLGALSLWLLGQLAVYGPAKRAAMVPPALATRAA; this is encoded by the coding sequence ATGGACATCCGTCCGATCCTGACCACCCTGCGTCGCCACAAGACCGCCGCCGCGCTGATCGTGTTCGAGGTCGCGCTGACTTGCGCGATCATCTGCAACGCCTTGTTCCTGATCCAGAACCGCGTCGCCCGCCTGCAACGGCCCAGCGGCATGGCGGAGAACGAACTGGTGGCGCTGCGCATCACCGACATCAGCACCAACAAGGACACCGACGCGCTGACCCGCGGCGACCTGGCCGTGCTGCGCGCGCTGCCGGGCGTGCGCTCGGCGACGGTCTCCAACCAGGTGCGCTACGGCGATTCGGCGTGGAACTCCGGCGTCGGCCCGAAGCCGAACCAGCAGTTGGAAACCGCCAGCGTCGGCGTGTTCTACGCCGAAACCCAGACGCTGGACACGATGGGGATGAAGCTGATCGCGGGGCGCAATTTCCGCGAGGACGAAATCGTGCCGCTGTCGGAGCGGATCAAGCCCGGCGCCGCGCCGGTGCCGGTCGCGCTCATCACCAAGGCGCTGGCCGACAAGATCTTCCCCGGCCAGGATCCGCTCGGCCGTCCGTTCTACGTCGGCGACAACGAGGGCATCCGGGTGATCGGCGTGGTCGAGCACCTGATGCGGCCCAACGAGTTCAACGGCCCGGCCTCGGCGGATTTCTCGGTGGTCTATCCCTCCCGCGTGGACTACAACAACGGGCTGTATCTGCTGCGGGTGACCGACCCGTCGCGCCGCGAGGAAGTGCTCAAGGCCGCCGGCGAGGCGCTGATCAAGAACGGCCCGCAGCGCATCCTGTCCAAGGACAACAAGACCGTCGAGGCCATGGCCGCGGAGTTCAAGCGCACCGACCACGCGATGGTGTGGCTGCTCGGCGCGGTGTGCGTGGCGCTGCTGATCGTCACCGCGCTGGGCATCGTCGGCCTCGCCAGCTTCTGGGTGCAGCAGCGGACCAAGCAGATCGGCGTGCGCCGCGCGCTCGGCGCCACCCGCGGGCAGATCCTGCGCTACTTCCAGACCGAAAACTTCCTGCTGACCTCGATCGGCATCGTGCTGGGGATGGTGCTGGCGTTCGCGATCAACCTGCTGCTGATGAAGTACTACGAGCTGCCGCGCTTGCCGGCGCTGTACCTGCCGCTGGGCGCGCTGAGCCTGTGGCTGCTCGGCCAGCTCGCGGTGTACGGCCCGGCGAAGCGCGCGGCGATGGTGCCGCCGGCGTTGGCGACGCG